The following coding sequences lie in one Halomonas sp. 'Soap Lake #6' genomic window:
- the iolE gene encoding myo-inosose-2 dehydratase — MPTVTLGINPLTWTNDDLPSLGASTSLETCLQEGREAGFSGFELGNKFPRTPEALSQVLGAHDLSLVSGWYSARLLERSPEEEIEAVQDHMNLLKQCGAKVMVLCEVTHCVHGDQERPLSQRPHLSEDEWQRLLHGLDVVGNYLKSQGIQLVYHHHLGTVIESQADVERLMDNTGEGVGLLLDFGHLRGVGGDPLAIAKRYSQRIHHVHCKDLRFPVLDAVRNRDKSFLNGVLDGLFTVPGDGNVDFLPALTHLCEQGYQGWLVVEAEQDPEVAHPLTYARLGYRNLRQLAEQAGFDVAS, encoded by the coding sequence ATGCCAACGGTCACTTTAGGCATCAATCCGCTCACTTGGACGAACGATGACTTACCCAGCCTGGGGGCATCAACTTCATTGGAAACCTGCCTGCAAGAGGGGCGCGAGGCGGGCTTTAGCGGCTTTGAACTGGGCAATAAATTTCCCCGCACCCCTGAGGCACTTAGCCAAGTACTTGGTGCCCACGATTTATCACTGGTTTCGGGCTGGTACTCCGCACGCCTGCTGGAGCGCAGCCCAGAAGAAGAGATTGAAGCCGTTCAGGATCATATGAACCTGCTCAAGCAGTGCGGCGCCAAGGTCATGGTGCTGTGTGAAGTGACCCACTGTGTACACGGCGATCAGGAGCGCCCGCTCTCCCAGCGTCCGCATCTTTCCGAGGATGAGTGGCAGCGCCTGCTGCACGGCCTGGATGTGGTGGGCAACTACCTTAAATCACAAGGCATTCAGCTGGTGTACCACCACCATTTGGGCACGGTGATCGAGAGCCAAGCCGACGTTGAGCGCTTAATGGACAACACCGGCGAAGGTGTCGGTCTGCTGCTGGATTTTGGTCATCTACGCGGTGTAGGCGGTGATCCGCTGGCTATTGCCAAGCGCTACAGCCAGCGTATCCATCATGTTCACTGTAAAGACCTGCGCTTCCCGGTGTTGGATGCGGTGCGCAACCGCGACAAAAGCTTTTTAAACGGCGTGCTGGATGGCCTGTTTACCGTGCCGGGGGATGGCAATGTGGATTTTTTGCCTGCGCTTACCCACCTGTGCGAACAGGGCTACCAGGGCTGGCTGGTGGTGGAGGCCGAACAAGACCCTGAAGTTGCCCACCCGCTGACTTACGCTCGCCTGGGTTATCGCAACTTACGTCAACTTGCCGAGCAGGCGGGTTTTGATGTGGCCAGCTAA
- the otnC gene encoding 3-oxo-tetronate 4-phosphate decarboxylase has translation MSIHLHRHHQNSLREQISTLGKSLFDRGFTMGSSGNISVRLDDGGWLMTPTNACLGRLDPARISHLDAQGQLLSGDAPTKEQFLHMAMYEERPQSGAIVHLHSTHSVAVSCLPGVDPCDCIPPLTAYYVMSVGKLPLIPYHIPGDPKLGDAVRGLAGKHSAVLLANHGPVVAGKNLEAAVYATEELEETAKLYLLLRGENPRGLTPEQVAELEARYPRD, from the coding sequence ATGAGTATTCATTTGCATCGCCATCATCAGAACAGCCTGCGGGAGCAGATCAGCACCCTGGGAAAATCGCTGTTTGATCGCGGCTTCACTATGGGCTCCAGCGGCAATATCAGTGTGCGTTTGGACGATGGCGGCTGGCTGATGACGCCCACTAACGCCTGTTTGGGGCGGCTCGACCCCGCACGGATATCGCATCTGGATGCACAAGGCCAACTGCTCAGCGGCGATGCGCCCACCAAAGAGCAGTTTCTGCATATGGCGATGTATGAGGAGCGCCCGCAGTCCGGCGCCATTGTGCATCTCCACTCTACCCACTCGGTGGCAGTATCGTGCCTGCCGGGCGTCGATCCCTGCGACTGTATTCCACCGCTGACCGCCTACTACGTGATGAGCGTAGGCAAGCTGCCGCTGATTCCCTATCACATTCCCGGTGACCCAAAACTGGGCGATGCGGTGCGGGGCTTAGCGGGTAAACACAGCGCGGTATTGTTGGCCAACCACGGCCCGGTGGTGGCGGGGAAAAACCTGGAAGCAGCGGTGTATGCCACTGAAGAACTGGAAGAGACCGCCAAGCTCTACTTGCTGCTGCGGGGCGAGAACCCTCGGGGGTTAACGCCGGAACAGGTGGCCGAATTGGAAGCACGTTACCCTAGAGACTAA
- a CDS encoding Lrp/AsnC family transcriptional regulator has product MRSKTSRSRAEPDDQAAELDRTDRRILKLLQEDATLSNVALAERVNLSPAACLRRVEKLKRDGVINRVVAHLDPEQLQAGMVVLIGVVLDRSTPESFAAFEEAAQKVSGCMECHVVTGEFDYFMLVRTRDSQSFNRLHAEQLLYLPGVRQIRSFMGLRQVVSTHKVPI; this is encoded by the coding sequence GTGCGTTCAAAAACTTCGCGTTCGCGCGCTGAGCCTGATGATCAGGCGGCGGAGCTGGACCGTACCGACCGGCGTATTCTTAAGCTGCTTCAGGAGGATGCCACGCTCTCCAATGTGGCCTTGGCCGAGCGAGTTAACTTAAGCCCGGCCGCCTGTTTACGCCGGGTTGAAAAGCTCAAGCGGGATGGAGTCATCAACCGGGTGGTGGCACATTTAGATCCGGAGCAGCTGCAGGCGGGCATGGTGGTGTTGATTGGCGTGGTGCTGGATCGCTCAACGCCGGAATCCTTTGCGGCCTTTGAAGAGGCAGCCCAGAAGGTCTCCGGCTGTATGGAGTGCCATGTAGTCACAGGGGAGTTTGACTACTTTATGCTGGTGCGCACTCGAGATAGCCAAAGCTTCAACAGGCTACACGCCGAGCAGTTGCTCTACCTGCCCGGCGTGCGCCAGATCCGCTCATTTATGGGACTGCGGCAAGTGGTATCGACCCATAAGGTGCCGATTTAG
- a CDS encoding Gfo/Idh/MocA family protein gives MKTLKIGLIGTGFMGKAHAIAFNAAPSVFELPAKPVCELLADVNLANAQSRARAWGFNRATDGWRALVTDSEVDVVDICAPNFLHKEMALAAIAAGKHVYAEKPLALSTADADEMVAAAEAAGVKTLVGFNYIRNSSTQLARQIVASGEIGELIHFRGRHNEDYLLDPQKPHDWHTQRATAGAGALGDVGSHILNMAEFLTGQRITEVCGQLQTVIAMRSNADGSGMAAVENDDQAQAMLRFDRGLIGNIETSRVAAGRKMGLAYTLTGTKGAIVFDQERMSELQLYRHGDAYGRRGFTTLLAGPEHPDYAAFSPAPGHGLGYNDQKIIEVRDLVEGIINHRPLYPDFHEAARVNRLIDAIETSNQRGQWVVV, from the coding sequence ATGAAAACCCTCAAGATTGGCCTAATCGGCACCGGCTTTATGGGCAAGGCACACGCTATTGCTTTTAATGCAGCGCCCAGCGTTTTTGAGCTACCTGCCAAGCCCGTTTGTGAGCTGCTAGCAGATGTTAACCTTGCCAACGCGCAGAGCCGGGCGCGTGCCTGGGGGTTTAACCGTGCCACGGATGGTTGGCGTGCCTTGGTGACAGACAGTGAGGTGGATGTGGTGGATATCTGCGCGCCCAATTTCCTACATAAAGAGATGGCGCTGGCCGCCATTGCTGCTGGCAAGCATGTTTACGCCGAAAAGCCGCTGGCGCTTAGCACTGCAGACGCCGACGAGATGGTCGCTGCTGCTGAAGCGGCGGGTGTTAAAACGCTGGTGGGCTTTAACTATATTCGCAACTCCTCGACTCAACTGGCCCGTCAAATTGTCGCCAGCGGTGAAATCGGCGAGTTGATTCACTTTCGCGGGCGACACAATGAAGATTACCTACTCGACCCGCAAAAGCCCCATGACTGGCATACACAGCGGGCGACCGCAGGCGCCGGAGCATTAGGCGATGTAGGGTCGCATATTCTCAATATGGCCGAATTTTTAACTGGGCAGCGTATTACTGAGGTATGCGGCCAGCTTCAGACCGTCATTGCTATGCGTTCCAATGCCGACGGTAGTGGTATGGCCGCAGTGGAAAACGACGATCAGGCCCAGGCGATGCTGCGTTTTGATCGGGGATTAATCGGCAATATCGAGACATCCCGGGTAGCCGCTGGGCGCAAAATGGGCTTGGCCTACACGCTAACCGGCACCAAAGGTGCCATTGTGTTTGACCAGGAACGTATGAGCGAGCTGCAGCTATATCGCCACGGCGATGCCTACGGTAGGCGCGGTTTTACTACCCTGTTAGCGGGGCCCGAACACCCTGATTATGCGGCATTCAGCCCCGCGCCGGGCCATGGCTTGGGCTATAACGATCAGAAGATTATCGAGGTGCGTGATCTGGTTGAGGGTATTATTAACCACCGCCCCCTCTACCCCGATTTTCATGAAGCCGCCCGGGTCAATCGCTTGATCGATGCTATCGAAACATCAAATCAGAGAGGGCAGTGGGTTGTTGTTTAG
- the iolD gene encoding 3D-(3,5/4)-trihydroxycyclohexane-1,2-dione acylhydrolase (decyclizing): protein MSTIRLTMAQALVKYLAAQRIEVNGQEVALFEGVFAIFGHGNVAGMGEALYQVQDILPTFRAHNEQTMAHAAIAFAKANGRQRLMAATSSIGPGATNMVTAAALAHANRLPILLLPGDTFATREPDPVLQQVEHFGDPTITVNDCFRPVSRYFDRINRPEQLLTSLPQAMATLLDPEHCGPATLALPQDVQTFAYDYPEVFFEPKVHRIRRPPPDAYELRQAVAALQQAKRPLIIAGGGVHYAAACEALAEFAKARGIPVAETQAGKGALADSHPWAVGAIGVTGSAAANQLAEQADVIFAIGTRLQDFTTGSRALFEGNDKTLIALNVGRFDSVKHQALPLTCDALIGLDQLDEALGDWRGSDEWREQIGTLKREWAEAVHRVTADQGLALPTDAQVIGAVNRQAGNDTTVVCAAGGLPGELHKLWQCSGPGSYHVEYGFSCMGYEIAGGLGVKMAKPEREVVVMVGDGSYLMHNSELATSVMLGHKLIVVVLDNRGYGCINRLQHATGGAGFNNLLQDCRSVEAGAPKTDFAAHAKSLGCEAESVTGIAELEQALVRARAAQSTYVIALDTDPLPSTQEGGAWWEVAVPEVSEREEVKQAYQGYREAKQRQRH, encoded by the coding sequence ATGAGCACCATTAGACTCACCATGGCCCAGGCGCTGGTCAAGTACCTTGCCGCCCAGCGTATTGAAGTAAATGGTCAGGAAGTGGCGCTGTTTGAAGGCGTGTTTGCGATTTTTGGTCATGGCAATGTGGCAGGAATGGGTGAAGCGCTTTACCAGGTGCAAGACATACTGCCCACCTTCCGCGCCCATAACGAACAGACCATGGCCCACGCGGCCATTGCTTTTGCCAAGGCCAATGGCCGTCAGCGCTTAATGGCGGCGACCAGCTCGATTGGCCCTGGGGCGACCAATATGGTGACTGCTGCGGCGCTGGCCCACGCCAATCGACTGCCGATTTTGCTACTGCCGGGGGATACCTTTGCCACCCGCGAACCGGATCCGGTTCTGCAGCAGGTGGAACATTTCGGCGACCCGACCATTACCGTCAACGACTGTTTTCGCCCGGTGTCGCGCTACTTCGACCGTATTAATCGCCCGGAACAGCTGCTAACCAGCTTGCCCCAGGCGATGGCTACTCTGCTGGATCCTGAGCACTGCGGCCCGGCGACCCTGGCGCTGCCTCAGGATGTGCAAACCTTTGCCTATGACTACCCAGAAGTCTTTTTTGAACCCAAGGTACATCGCATTCGCCGCCCGCCACCGGATGCTTATGAGCTACGCCAAGCGGTCGCTGCGCTACAACAGGCCAAACGCCCACTGATCATTGCCGGTGGCGGCGTGCATTACGCCGCTGCCTGCGAAGCCTTGGCGGAGTTTGCCAAGGCGCGAGGCATCCCGGTGGCCGAAACCCAGGCAGGCAAAGGCGCACTGGCCGATAGCCACCCTTGGGCGGTGGGTGCCATTGGGGTCACCGGCAGCGCAGCCGCTAATCAGTTGGCGGAGCAGGCGGATGTCATCTTCGCCATAGGCACACGGCTACAAGACTTTACTACTGGCTCCCGGGCGTTGTTTGAAGGCAATGATAAAACGCTGATCGCCCTTAACGTGGGTCGTTTCGACAGCGTTAAGCATCAAGCGCTACCACTCACCTGCGATGCCTTGATTGGGCTTGACCAACTCGATGAAGCGTTGGGCGATTGGCGAGGCAGCGATGAGTGGCGCGAACAGATCGGAACGCTCAAGCGCGAATGGGCCGAGGCAGTACACCGTGTAACCGCCGATCAAGGGCTGGCGCTGCCCACCGACGCCCAGGTGATTGGCGCGGTTAATCGCCAGGCAGGCAACGATACCACCGTGGTATGCGCCGCTGGTGGTTTGCCTGGAGAGCTGCATAAACTCTGGCAGTGTTCAGGCCCAGGTAGCTACCACGTGGAGTATGGCTTCTCCTGTATGGGCTATGAAATTGCCGGTGGTCTAGGCGTCAAGATGGCCAAGCCTGAGCGGGAAGTGGTGGTGATGGTGGGCGATGGCAGCTACCTGATGCACAACTCGGAGCTGGCCACCTCGGTGATGCTGGGCCACAAGTTGATTGTGGTGGTGTTGGATAACCGTGGCTACGGCTGTATCAACCGCTTACAGCATGCCACCGGCGGCGCCGGGTTCAACAACCTGCTGCAGGACTGTCGCAGCGTCGAGGCAGGCGCACCCAAAACCGATTTTGCCGCCCACGCCAAATCCCTGGGCTGTGAGGCTGAGTCAGTGACCGGTATTGCGGAATTGGAACAAGCACTGGTGCGCGCTCGCGCAGCCCAATCAACCTATGTGATCGCCCTGGATACCGACCCATTACCCAGCACCCAGGAAGGCGGCGCCTGGTGGGAAGTCGCCGTGCCCGAAGTCTCCGAGCGTGAAGAGGTTAAGCAAGCCTATCAGGGCTATCGGGAAGCCAAACAGCGCCAACGCCACTAA
- a CDS encoding tripartite tricarboxylate transporter permease encodes MLENFLGGLTVVMQPLNLLLLTSAVFIGFIGGALPGISGVILVVILLPVTYGMDSTTAFMLLTAIYGATVFSGLITAILYRAPGTPEAVMTAFDGYPMTQQGQAGKALGIGVLSSAIGGLVGTVALIIFTPMLAKLALRFSSPEYFALAVLGLTVVASLGGRLIYGLIGAALGLFIATIGTDPLTGTSRYTFDNLNLMEGVGLIPMIVGLFAISEVMKRSLDQDTHQPLKKVKVKIFDLPILRQIGNTLARSSIIGVVIGILPGIGASTAAMVSYSETVRWSKHPEKFGKGAPEGIAAPESANNAAAMGALVPLFALGIPGSGTTAVILGAFIMHGLQPGPMFMMTHSSLIYAVFAGLFIVNFMILLFAKPFITLFTKLLNVPYSALGPIIIMCCIVGTYSVRNSMFDVWLMLGFGVLGYLLEKLKFPLVSIILGLVLGPIAESELRRTLSMSQGDISIFFTRPISATLLAIAALLLAVTIITPLIKRARMNAATH; translated from the coding sequence ATGCTAGAGAATTTTCTAGGCGGGCTGACCGTAGTGATGCAGCCACTCAACCTGCTACTGCTTACCTCTGCGGTATTTATCGGGTTCATCGGCGGTGCACTACCCGGTATCAGCGGCGTTATTCTGGTGGTTATCCTGTTGCCCGTTACCTACGGCATGGACTCCACTACCGCCTTTATGCTGTTAACCGCCATTTATGGTGCAACTGTTTTTTCTGGTTTGATTACCGCCATTCTCTACCGCGCGCCAGGCACGCCAGAAGCAGTAATGACCGCTTTTGATGGCTACCCAATGACCCAGCAGGGGCAGGCAGGTAAAGCACTGGGCATTGGCGTACTGAGCTCGGCGATTGGCGGCTTGGTGGGTACGGTTGCGCTGATTATCTTTACCCCCATGCTGGCCAAATTAGCGTTGAGATTCTCTTCTCCTGAGTATTTTGCCTTAGCAGTACTGGGCCTTACGGTGGTGGCATCGCTGGGCGGCCGACTAATCTATGGCCTGATTGGAGCCGCCCTGGGACTATTTATTGCCACTATCGGCACCGACCCACTCACCGGTACCAGCCGCTACACGTTTGATAACCTCAACCTTATGGAAGGGGTGGGGCTGATCCCAATGATCGTGGGCCTCTTCGCCATTTCGGAGGTCATGAAGCGCTCGCTCGACCAAGATACTCATCAACCGCTGAAGAAGGTTAAAGTTAAAATTTTTGACCTGCCGATTTTGCGCCAGATCGGCAACACTCTGGCACGCTCCTCCATTATCGGTGTGGTCATCGGCATTCTGCCAGGTATTGGTGCCAGTACCGCCGCTATGGTGAGCTATAGCGAAACGGTGCGCTGGTCCAAGCATCCCGAGAAATTTGGCAAAGGAGCGCCGGAAGGAATTGCTGCTCCGGAATCAGCCAATAACGCTGCTGCCATGGGCGCCTTAGTGCCGCTGTTTGCCCTGGGCATTCCGGGCAGTGGTACCACAGCGGTGATTTTGGGTGCTTTTATCATGCACGGTCTGCAGCCTGGCCCGATGTTTATGATGACTCACAGCAGCCTAATTTATGCAGTATTCGCAGGCTTGTTTATCGTCAATTTTATGATTTTGCTGTTCGCGAAGCCCTTTATCACCCTATTTACCAAGCTTTTGAACGTACCCTACTCAGCACTCGGCCCAATCATCATTATGTGCTGCATCGTAGGCACCTACTCAGTGCGTAACTCAATGTTTGATGTGTGGCTGATGCTAGGTTTTGGCGTACTGGGTTATCTACTGGAAAAGCTAAAATTCCCGCTGGTATCGATCATTCTCGGTTTGGTACTTGGTCCCATTGCAGAGAGCGAGCTGCGCCGCACGCTATCGATGTCTCAAGGCGATATTTCGATTTTCTTTACCCGCCCCATCAGCGCCACCCTGCTTGCCATCGCAGCACTGCTACTGGCAGTAACGATCATCACACCATTAATAAAACGCGCGCGCATGAACGCTGCCACGCACTGA
- a CDS encoding 1-aminocyclopropane-1-carboxylate deaminase, which produces MNLERFPRYPLTFGPSPITPLKRLSAHLGGEVELYAKREDCNSGLAFGGNKTRKLEYLIPEALEQDCDTLVSIGGIQSNQTRQVAAVAAHLGMQCVLVQENWVNYSDAVYDRVGNIEMSRIMGADVRLDDAGFDIGIRPSWEQAMEDVRQRGGKPFPIPAGCSEHPYGGLGFVGFAEEVRQQEKELGFKFDYIVVCSVTGSTQAGMVVGFAADGRAQRVIGIDASAKPEQTREQILRIARNTAELVELEGGISDDDVILDTRYGGPEYGLPNEGTLEAIRLCARLEGVLTDPVYEGKSMHGMIDMVRNGEFPAGSKVLYAHLGGVPALNAYSFLFRNG; this is translated from the coding sequence ATGAACCTTGAACGCTTTCCACGTTACCCGCTTACCTTTGGCCCCTCCCCGATCACTCCCCTAAAACGGCTAAGCGCACACTTAGGCGGTGAAGTGGAGCTGTATGCCAAGCGCGAAGACTGCAATAGCGGACTGGCCTTTGGCGGTAATAAAACCCGTAAACTTGAATATCTGATCCCCGAGGCACTGGAACAGGACTGCGATACGCTGGTTTCGATTGGCGGCATTCAGTCTAACCAGACCCGCCAGGTAGCAGCCGTTGCCGCACACTTGGGCATGCAGTGCGTGCTAGTGCAGGAGAACTGGGTTAACTACTCAGATGCGGTATATGATCGAGTGGGCAATATAGAAATGTCACGCATTATGGGCGCCGATGTCCGTCTGGACGACGCCGGTTTCGATATCGGTATTCGCCCAAGCTGGGAGCAAGCGATGGAAGATGTTCGCCAGCGCGGCGGCAAGCCCTTCCCGATCCCCGCTGGCTGCTCCGAGCACCCTTACGGTGGTTTAGGCTTTGTGGGCTTTGCCGAAGAGGTGCGCCAGCAGGAGAAAGAGCTGGGCTTTAAATTCGACTACATCGTGGTGTGTTCCGTCACCGGCAGCACCCAGGCAGGCATGGTAGTGGGCTTTGCCGCTGATGGCCGCGCCCAGCGAGTAATCGGCATCGACGCCTCTGCCAAGCCCGAACAAACCCGCGAACAGATTCTGCGCATTGCCCGCAACACCGCCGAACTGGTGGAATTGGAAGGTGGCATTAGTGATGACGATGTAATTCTGGACACCCGCTACGGCGGCCCGGAATACGGCCTGCCCAACGAAGGCACTCTGGAAGCCATTCGCCTGTGCGCCCGCCTGGAAGGCGTACTCACCGACCCGGTTTACGAAGGCAAATCCATGCACGGCATGATCGACATGGTGCGCAACGGTGAATTCCCCGCTGGCTCCAAAGTGCTGTATGCCCACTTGGGTGGCGTGCCTGCATTAAATGCCTATAGTTTCCTGTTTCGTAACGGGTAA
- the otnK gene encoding 3-oxo-tetronate kinase has product MTIVLGAIADDFTGATDLANNLVRGGMRCLQVIGVPSGVPSDEIDLQDIDAVVVALKSRSCPVDEALADSLAALDWLRQQGARQLFFKYCSTFDSTDQGNIGPVADALLKALGANQTVMVPAFPVNGRTVYQGHLFVGDRLLNDSGMQHHPLNPMQDADLVRVLSRQTPHPVGLANRAVLAKGAETTRAHLSALAEQGVRHVICDSLDEQDLGVLAEATVLMPLVTGGSGLGQALPAQYRAQGWLDSIDEPGRLSPPSGSALVLSGSCSRATLAQVADFLAKHPDGGFALDPLSLAEGDKQWEQALAFALERLSSNAPVLIYASADPEKVKAAQAELGVDRAGHLVEEALSQLAVTLVNEGVGRLLVAGGETSGAVVSALGITTLRIGEQIDPGVPWTQAPWVGREAPLSLALKSGNFGGVDFFTRAFEVLV; this is encoded by the coding sequence ATGACAATTGTATTAGGTGCCATCGCCGACGACTTTACCGGAGCCACTGACCTCGCCAATAACCTGGTGCGCGGCGGCATGCGCTGCCTGCAGGTGATTGGCGTGCCGTCTGGCGTGCCGTCGGATGAGATCGATCTACAGGACATTGACGCGGTGGTGGTGGCGTTAAAGTCTCGCTCCTGCCCGGTAGATGAGGCCCTGGCGGATTCCCTCGCGGCGCTGGATTGGCTACGCCAGCAAGGGGCTCGACAACTGTTCTTTAAGTACTGCTCCACCTTTGATTCCACCGATCAGGGCAATATTGGACCGGTGGCGGATGCTCTTCTCAAAGCCCTGGGGGCTAACCAAACCGTGATGGTGCCCGCCTTTCCGGTTAATGGCCGCACGGTTTATCAGGGGCATCTGTTTGTAGGTGATCGCTTACTTAACGACAGCGGTATGCAGCACCACCCGCTGAACCCGATGCAAGACGCGGATCTTGTGCGAGTGCTCTCCCGCCAAACTCCACACCCGGTGGGTCTGGCCAACCGTGCCGTGCTGGCTAAAGGGGCGGAGACCACCCGTGCTCATTTATCCGCACTGGCGGAGCAAGGCGTGCGCCATGTGATTTGTGATTCCCTGGATGAACAGGATCTGGGCGTATTGGCCGAAGCCACGGTGTTGATGCCGTTAGTCACCGGGGGTTCTGGTCTGGGACAGGCGCTGCCCGCCCAGTACCGCGCCCAGGGTTGGTTAGACTCCATCGATGAGCCGGGACGTTTATCCCCACCCTCTGGCAGTGCGCTGGTGCTCTCCGGCAGTTGCTCACGGGCAACGCTGGCCCAGGTGGCGGATTTTCTGGCCAAACACCCTGACGGCGGCTTTGCCCTGGACCCCTTATCGCTGGCGGAAGGAGACAAACAGTGGGAACAGGCGCTGGCCTTTGCTCTGGAGCGCTTATCCAGCAACGCCCCGGTACTGATCTACGCTTCGGCGGACCCAGAGAAGGTGAAAGCTGCGCAAGCCGAACTGGGCGTGGACCGTGCGGGGCATCTCGTCGAAGAGGCATTGAGTCAACTGGCAGTTACGCTGGTCAACGAAGGCGTGGGCCGCTTGCTGGTGGCTGGGGGCGAAACCTCTGGCGCGGTGGTCTCGGCACTCGGCATTACCACTCTGCGCATCGGTGAACAAATTGACCCCGGAGTGCCCTGGACTCAGGCCCCGTGGGTGGGCCGTGAGGCGCCACTGTCGCTGGCACTGAAATCCGGCAATTTTGGTGGAGTGGACTTCTTTACCCGAGCGTTTGAGGTGCTGGTATGA